A window of Geobacter sp. contains these coding sequences:
- the metG gene encoding methionine--tRNA ligase — translation MNRTFYVSTPIYYVNDVPHIGHAYTTLAADVLARYKRLKGFDVFFLTGSDEHGQKVEKAALASGETPLELADRVVKRFQALWEKLDISYSDFIRTTQERHKEGVSHIFSHILEKGDIFLGEYEDWYCTPCETFWTETQLIDNKCPDCNRPVEKLKEESYFFRMSKYQEQLLAHIEANPDFIQPKSKRNEIISFIKEGLRDLSVSRTSFNWGIPVPGNERHVIYVWFDALTNYITALGYPDEQGNFGTYWPVDVHLIGKDILRFHSVYWPTFLMAAGLPLPKKVFAHGWWTVEGQKMSKSLQNVVEPNSLVDRYGVDAIRYFLLREVPFGLDGDFSHSALVHRINSDLANDLGNLLNRSTAMIVKYFDGVLPTPGPLQEVDLAFRAKAETMVAQVDGHLEDLAFSKALQSIWEVISAGNKYIDETAPWTLAKDPALQERLATVMYCLAEVQRLVYFLLTPFMARTARKALCYLGWEGEPDEAGLVWGKLAAGTKIVKAEPLFPRIEEKDA, via the coding sequence ATGAACCGCACCTTTTATGTGAGCACGCCCATCTACTACGTCAACGACGTTCCTCACATCGGCCATGCCTACACGACGTTGGCAGCCGATGTTCTGGCCCGCTACAAGCGGCTCAAGGGGTTCGACGTCTTTTTCCTCACCGGCAGCGACGAACATGGGCAAAAGGTGGAAAAGGCGGCCCTCGCCTCCGGCGAAACACCTCTCGAACTCGCCGACCGGGTGGTGAAGCGATTCCAGGCGTTATGGGAAAAGCTCGACATCTCCTACTCCGACTTTATCCGCACCACCCAGGAGCGGCACAAGGAGGGGGTAAGCCACATCTTTTCCCACATCCTGGAAAAGGGAGACATTTTCCTCGGGGAATATGAAGACTGGTACTGCACCCCCTGCGAGACCTTCTGGACCGAGACCCAGCTCATCGACAACAAGTGCCCCGACTGCAACCGGCCGGTGGAAAAACTGAAGGAAGAGTCGTACTTCTTCAGGATGAGCAAGTACCAGGAGCAGCTCCTGGCGCACATCGAGGCCAACCCGGACTTCATCCAGCCAAAATCGAAACGGAACGAGATCATCTCTTTCATCAAGGAGGGGCTGCGCGATCTCTCCGTTTCCCGCACCAGCTTCAACTGGGGGATCCCGGTCCCGGGCAACGAGCGGCACGTGATCTACGTCTGGTTCGACGCCCTGACCAACTACATAACGGCGCTGGGCTACCCGGATGAACAGGGTAATTTCGGCACCTACTGGCCGGTGGATGTCCATCTCATCGGCAAGGACATCCTGCGTTTTCATTCCGTCTACTGGCCGACTTTCCTGATGGCGGCCGGGCTGCCGCTGCCGAAAAAGGTCTTTGCCCATGGCTGGTGGACCGTGGAAGGCCAGAAAATGAGCAAGAGCCTGCAGAACGTGGTCGAGCCCAACTCGCTCGTCGACCGGTACGGCGTGGATGCCATCCGCTACTTCCTGTTGCGGGAAGTCCCCTTCGGGCTGGACGGCGACTTTTCCCACAGCGCACTGGTCCACCGGATCAACTCGGATCTGGCCAATGACCTGGGGAACCTCCTCAATCGCAGCACAGCCATGATCGTCAAGTATTTCGACGGCGTCCTCCCGACGCCCGGCCCGCTCCAGGAGGTCGACCTGGCCTTCCGCGCCAAGGCCGAGACGATGGTTGCACAGGTGGACGGCCATCTCGAGGATCTTGCCTTCAGCAAGGCGCTCCAGTCCATCTGGGAAGTGATCTCGGCCGGCAACAAGTACATCGACGAAACCGCCCCCTGGACCCTGGCAAAAGACCCGGCGCTGCAGGAGCGACTGGCAACGGTCATGTACTGCCTGGCGGAGGTCCAGCGTCTGGTCTATTTCCTGCTCACCCCCTTCATGGCTCGCACGGCGCGCAAGGCGCTCTGCTACCTCGGCTGGGAGGGGGAACCGGACGAAGCGGGACTGGTCTGGGGAAAACTTGCGGCAGGGACGAAGATCGTCAAGGCGGAACCGCTTTTCCCGCGGATCGAGGAAAAAGACGCCTAG
- a CDS encoding dTMP kinase: MGWFITFEGIEGCGKTTQIKRLATELENQGHSVRVTREPGGCPIADQIRSILLDGGNRAMTPLAELLLYAAARAQHIAEVIAPALAAGQVVLCDRFTDATLAYQGYARGLDLKLVNDLNVLATTGIKPNLTILLDCPVEIGLGRATTPVNAHGIKEERFELESLAFHQRVRNGYLEIARQEPERLCVLPADGTVDSVNVAVTATVLNRLAGN, translated from the coding sequence ATGGGCTGGTTCATAACATTTGAGGGGATCGAGGGGTGCGGCAAGACCACCCAGATCAAACGTCTGGCAACTGAGCTGGAGAACCAGGGACACTCGGTCCGTGTCACCAGGGAACCGGGGGGATGCCCCATTGCCGACCAGATCCGCAGCATCCTCCTGGACGGCGGCAACCGGGCCATGACCCCGCTGGCGGAACTCCTGCTTTACGCTGCGGCCCGAGCCCAACATATTGCCGAGGTCATCGCCCCGGCACTGGCCGCCGGCCAGGTAGTCTTGTGCGACCGGTTCACCGACGCCACCCTCGCCTATCAAGGTTATGCGCGGGGTCTGGACCTCAAGCTGGTCAACGATCTCAACGTGCTCGCCACGACCGGCATCAAACCGAATCTGACCATCCTGCTCGACTGCCCGGTCGAGATCGGACTGGGTCGCGCCACCACGCCGGTCAACGCCCACGGCATCAAGGAAGAACGGTTCGAACTCGAATCGCTGGCATTCCATCAGCGCGTCAGAAACGGATATCTGGAGATTGCCCGCCAGGAACCGGAACGCCTGTGTGTTCTCCCTGCAGACGGCACTGTCGATTCGGTCAACGTGGCCGTCACGGCCACCGTGCTGAACCGGCTCGCAGGAAACTAG
- the holB gene encoding DNA polymerase III subunit delta' translates to MPFSAIAGHERIIGILRRTLAAKRTAHAYLFDGPEGCGKRTTALALVEAVFCNGTDGCGNCPSCRKVAALQHPDLHLLEPDGAFIKIDQVRALQRELSLRPFEAPCKVCIIDDADRFHQAAGNALLKTLEEPPGNALLILLSANPDGVLQTIRSRCQAVHFTALAEETVATTLVARGIETETARLAASLAAGSLGKALELCSVEALGGRSEQIEQLFSLSLQEIGPLFAFSEQLSADKEEVQTLLDLLTAFLRDVLIVQAGSDHVINLDLLELTRREAARQPTTKVMASIGHVAAARQALQRNVNTRLALDTLLMRLVA, encoded by the coding sequence ATGCCATTTTCCGCCATCGCCGGGCACGAGCGCATCATCGGCATCCTTCGCCGCACCCTTGCGGCAAAGAGAACCGCACACGCCTACCTGTTCGACGGACCCGAGGGATGCGGCAAGCGCACGACCGCGCTGGCACTGGTGGAAGCGGTGTTCTGCAACGGGACCGACGGCTGCGGGAACTGCCCGAGCTGCCGCAAGGTAGCTGCCCTGCAGCATCCCGACCTGCACCTGCTCGAACCTGACGGTGCCTTCATCAAGATAGACCAGGTGCGGGCGCTGCAGCGCGAGCTGTCGTTACGCCCCTTCGAAGCTCCGTGCAAGGTGTGCATCATCGACGATGCAGACCGGTTTCACCAGGCAGCGGGCAATGCCCTGCTCAAGACACTGGAAGAGCCGCCGGGCAACGCTCTCCTGATCCTGCTCAGTGCAAACCCCGACGGAGTGCTGCAGACCATCCGTTCGCGCTGTCAAGCCGTCCACTTCACGGCGCTTGCCGAAGAAACAGTGGCTACGACACTCGTTGCCAGGGGGATCGAGACCGAGACTGCCCGCCTTGCCGCATCTCTGGCGGCAGGAAGCCTGGGCAAGGCGCTCGAGCTCTGCTCCGTCGAGGCGTTGGGCGGTCGCTCGGAGCAGATCGAGCAGCTGTTCTCCCTTTCCCTGCAGGAGATCGGCCCGCTCTTTGCCTTTTCCGAGCAGCTCTCCGCGGACAAGGAAGAAGTCCAGACGCTGCTGGACCTCCTGACCGCCTTTCTGCGCGATGTCCTGATCGTCCAGGCCGGCAGCGATCACGTCATCAACCTGGACCTTTTGGAACTCACCCGCCGCGAGGCGGCACGACAACCCACCACCAAGGTGATGGCGTCCATCGGCCATGTCGCTGCAGCGCGCCAGGCGCTGCAGCGTAACGTGAACACCCGGCTGGCGCTTGATACCCTGCTGATGAGACTGGTAGCCTGA